The Vampirovibrio chlorellavorus nucleotide sequence TCAGCACCGCCAACGAAAAGAAAATCCGTTTGGAACTGCCGTACCCCAAGTACTCCCGCTAGTTCTGGCCGCTCGTTTATTTTTGAATCACAACTCACCGTAAGGAAACTCAAATCATGCGTGTAAAAAGAGGATTTGTATCCCGCCAGCGCCATAAGAAAATTCTGAAGCTGGCTAAAGGTTTCCGGGGCACCCGGAGCAAGCTCTTCAAAGTCGCCAACCAGGCGGTTATGAAGTCTTTGAAGTACGCTTACCGCGATCGTCGTAACAAGAAGCGTGACTTGCGCCGCTTGTGGATCGCCCGTATCAATGCCGCCGCTCGTCAGCACGGTATGTCTTACAGCAAGTTTATCAACGGCGTTCAAAAAGCTGGCATCAACCTGAATCGTAAGCTGTTGGCCGATTTGGCCGCTCGCGACGCTCAGGCTTTCGCCCAGTTGGCCGCCCAAGTAAAAGCCGCTATCTAAGCGCTTCTACTGTAGAAAACCTTTAAAAAGCCTCTCAGTTTCTGAGGGGCTTTTTTGTGGGCGGCGCTGAGTTGGTTTTTCGAGAAAGCCTCACTGTCCCCCAGTGAGTCGCCTGTTTCAGTCCGCAGGGCGTCTCTTCTTTTTTTAAATCGGCTAGCGCTGGGGCCAGGCGTAATTGGGGGGAACGTTCAAAAAAGCGTTGCCTGCCGGCGGCGTCATGGGGCGGGCCATTCCGGGGCTAAAGGGATTCGCGATGGTGGGCGTTGGCGCAAACGGCTTGGGAGCCACCGAGCCCAGAGCGGGCATGGGCTGTGCCTGTGGTTGTGCTTGTGGGGATTGGCCCAAGGTCGCATTCTGCTGTTTGCGCTTTTCGTTCCACTGGGTCCACTTGATGCCCGCCCAAGGGGCCAGCAGGCCCAAAATGCCAATGGTGCCCAGCGTGCTGCCAATGCCCACCCACACGTTTTTGGCCAAAGCCTGTTTAGAGAAGGCTTCCACAGCCTCTCTGCTTTTGAGGGCCCCCGCTTGGGTCAGTAGTTTCCGATCCAGCAATTTGGAGACCCCCTTTTTGATCAGGGGGGTGCCTATAATCCAGGCTCCCCAGCCCACGGCGGAATCCAGAATGCGCTCTTTATACTCGTTATCGCTGCGGGAGGATAGCAGGCGGGAGGTGATGAGCAGGGCGAACATGGCGGCCATTTGCTGCTGGGAGGTAAAGGGCGCTTTCTTGCTGAAGTCAAACAGCTTTTTCAGTGTGCCTTCTTTCAGGCCTTTAATGGGGTTGATGAAGCGTCGGTTGTAGGTGTCAAAGGCGCCCACGGCGGCCAGTAACGGAACCAGTGCGCCGACCAGTGGCAGCGGATTGCCATTCTTGAGCGCCTCACCGACATACGGGAAGTGCTTTTCCCAAAAGCCTTTCTCCTTCGGGGAATGGTTAAGCGCACGGTTTGGCTGCTGCTTGCGCAGGCTGGTCTCCCCGGGGAAGTAATCAATGCCGGAGAATTTCTTGGTCAATCCATTGAGCAGAAAGGAGCTGGCAAAGGTGGCCGTCATTCCGGCGGCCAGACCGATGGGAATGGTCCAGTTTTTGGCGATGAGGGTTCGCCCAATGGCCTTTTTGGCCATGGCTTGCCAGGCGGTGCCTTGCGTGCCCTTGTTTTTCCAGGCCTCAGCCATAGAACAGGAAAAACGACTGACGTCATCCAGCAATTCGTTCGCAGCGAATTGAACGGTTTGACTGCCTTTGGGGGTATTCACCCGCAGGGACAGATTAAAGTCCTCGGCCTGTTGGTTAACCGCTTGCACCAACACTTTGGCCTTATCATTGATCACATCCCGGGTTGGTTTCTGGTTCCAAACGGCGTTCAAGGCTTGCAGGGCTTTATCCGGCAGGGCCTTCCCGTCTTTTAAAACAATCCGCTCAGCCAATGCTTCCCTGAATGCTGCTTGGGCCTCATTGGGGCAAGTGACCCCTTCCAGTTTGCTGGACTTGGCAATATCCTGAAATAGTTCTAAAGAAGGGTACTGAATAAACTGACTGCTGAAGGCCTGATTTTTACGGTCAAAAACGGCCTTGCCAACCCCCCAGGCCACCACGCCCCCCAGCACACAATCGGTCAGGATGGAAAGAATCTCTCGGGCGAAACGCTCTGCGGCGGCGGGCACGTTTAAGGAATCATCCCCATACATTTTATTGCGCCGCAAGTCCATGCCGGTTCGCAGCAACCCAAAGCCCACCACGTCTTCCACCAGCATTTCCGCCCCCCGATTGCTTTGGAACGATCGAAACAGGCCATCAACCGCTTTGGTCATGCCGGTCAAGCCGCTGCCACCCCCCGCGGAGCCGAAGCGGGGCGGGGGGGGGAAGCGTTGTGGAGATGGTGACAGGGGTTGCATGGTAGTGGTTAAAACCTCTGGAATCAAATTTGGTGCCCATACGCAAAGAACCGTAAACACGGGGGCTTACGGTTCTTGTCGAATTTGGGTCTGGATAGAAAATCTGTGGGGGGTGTTGAACTCTTGCAGTTTTCTAATCGTTACCAGCCAGCAAGCCGTAAGCCATCATCGGGTGATGATGGTGGTGGACGTGCTGATGATGCAAGACGAGATTCAACATGATGCGTATAAGAAAACCACAAACGGCTTCAAATTGCCAAGCACTATTTTGGGAGGGGGGGATCGCCGTGGGCTTTTCAGGGCTGTTCGCTTAAACCGCTACGGCCAATTCCTGAGTGGCCGCATATTCGGCGATTTCACCCAAAATGGTGTGGACTTCCTCCAGGGTGCTGACACTGGTAATGCGGCTGCGGTAGGCGCTGGCCCCGGGGAAGCCTTTTACATAATCGGTCAGGTGGCGGCGCATTTCCTTCACCCCAGTCACTTCGCCCCGGTAATCCGCCAACAGGCGGGCATGCTCATAGGCGCTTTCCAAACGCAGCTTGATGTTGGGCGGGGCCACGGGCTTGCCCGTTTTCAGGGCTTCATCAATGGCCCCAATCAGCCAGGGTTGGCCTTGGGTGCCTCGTCCAATCATCACCCCGTCCACCCCGTAGGTGGTCATCACGTGCAGGGCGTCTTCCATGGACACAATATCCCCGTTGGCAATCACTGGAATGGATAGCGCTTCCTTCAGCTCGCCGAAGGCTTCCCATTTGCAGCCGGGCTTGTAGCCCTGGGCCCGGGTGCGGGCATGCAGGGTCACCATGCTGGCCCCAGCGTCCTGACACATCTTGCCGAATTCCAGATAGTTCATACTGTCGCTATCCCAGCCCAGCCGGAATTTGACAGTCACCGGGGTAGGGGTTCCGTCTCGCTCCAGCGTTTTCACCAAGGAAGAGATGAGCTTATAGGCCAAGTCCGGCTCTTTCATCAGGGCGCAGCCCTCAAAGTTGCCGGTAATCTTTTTAACCGGACAACCCATGTTAATGTCCAGCGTGTCGGGCTGCTTGTCCCGAATGATGGTGCGGGCCGCTTCCAGCAGCACTTCCTCCCGGTGGGCGGCCAACTGGTAGGCAATGGGCTGATCCACCACTGTTTTGTCCAGAATGGGGGCGTCAAAACGTTTGGAATACACCAGTCCATTGGAGCTGATCATTTCCGTGCAAATGAGAGAATCCGGAGCCCAGCGGCGCACCAAGCCCCGAAAGACCACATCGGTGACCCCGGCCATAGGGGCCAGGATGACCCGGCTGTTGACCGTCACGGTACCGATTTGCAGTGGCGTGGAAAAAATGGCGTGAGGGGTTGCAGGGGTGGTCATTGGGCAGAATGCTCAGCGGTTGTGGGTAAATTTGGTGGGCAAAATACGTCTTATGATTTGATATATCATATCTAAAACTGGAGGCGTCTGAAAATGAATGGAGCCACGTCCAAGATGACCGAAGCTGAGAATGCCTTGTTGTTAGCCCCTGAGAAGGCGGAGCGGTGCCTGAAGGTGGCCATTCAGGCCGCGCAGGCTGCCGGAAAAATACAAATGGCCTCTTTTGGCCAGGCCGTGCAGGTGGAATTCAAAAATACCAGCATTGATCTGGTCACGGCGGTGGATAAAGAATGCGATGCGGTGATTGTCGATATCCTGAGTAAGGGTTGCCCGGAGGCTTTGCTGCTGACCGAAGAGACCTTTCAGGAAGGGCAAACGGTCGATTTATCCAATACCTGGGTGGTCGATCCGCTGGATGGCACCACGAATTATGCCCATGGTTTTCCCCATTTTGCCGTGTCCATTGCCTACTTTTACGCTGGGCAGCCGCAAATCGGGGTCATTTACGATCCCTTCAAAAAAGAGCTGTTCTATGCCTTGCGCGGGCGGGGCGCTTTCTTGAACGATCAGGCCATTTTTGTCAGCAAGAACCGGGCCCACACGCTCAATCACGCCTTGCTGGCCACCGGTTTTCCCTACGATATCGCCACCTCGACCGTGAATAATCTGCGGCACTTTGAGCGCATCGCCCCGCATTGTCAGGGGGTGCGTCGTCCGGGGGCCGCGGCGTTGGATTTGGCCTACGTGGCTTGCAGCCGGCTGGATGGTTTCTGGGAGTTGAAGCTCTCCATTTGGGATGTGGCCGCTGGCATTTTGCTGGTGGAAGAAGCCGGGGGCAAGGTGACCAGCCTGACCGGGGGGCCGGTTCCCTATGCGGAGCGGCGCATTCATCTGGTTGGCACCAACGGGAATGACCTGCACGACGAGCTGGAGACACTGTTGGCTCAGGACGTCTAGCGCGTTGGGGGTAGGCGTGCTTTCGGCGAGCTTTCCAGGCTTTGCCCTCATGCTTGCCGGATCGGTTGGGAGATCATTGCTCCTTACGGTATAATGGGCCTCATTCATTGTAAAAAACTTTGGAGACTTCTGTTATGGCAAACTCCGTAACCATTGTGGGCCGTTTGGGTCAGGACCCCGAGATCAAATACTTTGAAAGCGGCAGCGTTAAAGCCCGGTTCTCGGTGGCCGTGGATCGGAATTACTCCAAGGAAAATCGTATTACGGACTGGTTCACCATCGAGGTGTGGGGCCGTAAGGCGGAGTTTGTGGGTGAGTGGATCAAGAAAGGCGCCCTGGTCAGTGTGACCGGACAGCTGGAAGTGAATCGCTACAACGATCAGGCGGGCAACCCCAAGGAATGGCCCTACATTAAAGCCACCGATGTCAGCTTTGTGGGCAGCAAACGGGATAACGCCGCCCCTATGGAAGTGGGCGCCTCTTTCTAGGTCAGTCTTTCCTGTCCGGTGACGGGACGTTTAAGATTGGCGGATCTCGGTATTAATCCATTGTTATTCACTGTCTCCACTGAGCATTGATAAGGATATGCTATGCAAATTCCCGGTTTAAGTGTCGGCATTATCGCGGATGACCTGACCGGGGCCTGTGACACGGCCCTGCAGTTTTTTTCCGCTCAGGCCCAGACGCACATTCTGCTGGACTTCCAGAAGATGGCCCATCAAGACCTTTCTCAGGCGGTCTCGGATCAGGACAACCAGGTTTGGTCGATGAATACCGGCTCCCGGCACATGCAGCCGCTGGAAGCGCAATCCATGGTGCGTCAGGCGGTGGCTTTTTGCCGGGACAGGCTGGGTGTGGAGAACTTCTATAAAAAAATTGACTCCACCTTGCGGGGGCACATTGCCCATGAGTGTCTTGGCATGCTGGACGAGCTGAAAGCCCAGTGCGCCGTGATTGTGCCAGCCTATCCGCTGGAAGGACGCCGCACCGTCGGTGGTTATCAGCTGGTGCGTGGGGTGCCCGTGGAAAAAACCGTGGTGGCTCGTGATCCCCTGTTTCCGGTGCGTCAATCTCATCTGCCCACCTTGTTGGAGCAGGCTACCCGGCCCGGTTTGGTGGGTTATATCCCGCTGAGCATGGTCTTGCACGGGGCTGGCCCGGTTTTGGTCAGGCTGAAAGAGCTGATTGAAGAAGGGAAAAAGTTGGTGGTTATTGACGCCACCAGTCATGAAGACCTGGAGCAGATCGCTTTGGCCATTGAAAAGGCCCAGAAGTACGCCCGGGTCATTCCTTGTGGATCGGCGGGGCTGGCCTACGCACTGGCTGCCCTGTGGACCAATCGGCCCGAATTGGGTAGCGAACTTCCAAAAGAAAAGCGGGCTTTGCAGACCCACGCCTCTCCCATTTTGATTGTGAACGGTAGCACCACCGACATTACCCGCACGCAAACCCTGCGGCTGATGGAAAATTACGCTTACTACGGGCAAGGCAGCAGTTTGGAACTGTTTGAGCTGACCCCGGATCAAATTTTAGGACTCAGTCCGCTGGATGGGTTGCTGGACAACCTGTTAGCCGCTTTGGGTGAACGAAATACGGTGGTTCTCTCCAGCGCCCTGAAGGAAGAGGCCTGTGCCCGAACCATGAATTTGGCCAAAGAGCATAACCTGTCCGAGCTGGAGGCTTCCGAGCGAGCCCAGAAGGTGCTTTCCCTGCTCACGGAGTCGGTTTACCGTCATAAACCGGTCAAGCTGGTTTTGGTGGGAGGTGAGACCACCTGTCAGGTTTGTCAGGACTTGCGCAGTACTCAACTTGAAATACTGGCGGAGGCAGATGACTCTATTCCGTTGAGTACCGACAGTCAGGGGCGCTGGATTATTACCAAATCGGGTGGGTTTGGCACTCCCCTGGCCCTTGCCAACGTGGTAAAGTTTATCAAGCAACACGAGTCTACCTCCGTTCATGCCTGAAACGCTGCCTAAACATGCCACTTTTTGCCTGACTATTGGCGATTACACCGGGATTGGCCCGGAAATTACCGCCCGTTTTTTGGCCCATCAGGCGGAGTTGCCCGATGACGGGGTGCGCTTGCGTATTTTCGGGGATATTGCCAACCTGGTGCATACGGCGGACGCCTTGGGTATTGAACTGCCGGAAGGTCATCGTTTTGACTACGAAGATCTGCAGCACTCCCGGTTTTCGGCGCATCAAAAGCCGCCCGGCCAAGTGGCTTATGAGAGCATTGAGGCGGCTGTCGCTGAAATTAGCGCCGGGCACGCACAAGCCTTGGTAACCGGGCCTATTTCCAAGGAAAATTTGCACTTGGCAGGGATTCCCTTTACCGGGCACACGGAAATGCTTCAGCAGCTGGCCCGCAAGAATTACGGGCAAACCTTTCAGTCCGATATGCTGTTTGTATATCGTCAGTTTCGCATGTTGCTCCTGACCCGTCATGTGGCCTTGCGCAAGGTTTCTGAGTCTCTGAGCATTCGGGAAGTCTCTCAATCCCTCAGCAATCTGGCCGAGTTTTTTCAGGCGTCTTGCCAGATTCAGTCTCCCCGCTTGTGCATCCTGGGGGTCAATCCCCATGCCGGTGAAATTGATGGAGAGGAAGAGGAACGTATTCTGAAACCAGCCTTAAAAGCAGTCTCCCAAAAGTATGGATTCGGCATCGAACCGCCGGTGGCCGCGGATGCCGCCTTTCGGCATTTTGATATTGATCGGCTGCGGTATGATGCCTACGTGGCCGCCTATCACGATCAGGGGCTGATTCCCTTTAAAATGGTGGCGGGCCTGAATGCGGTGAATGTGACCATTGGCTTGCCTTTCCTGCGTACGTCGGTTAGCCATGGCACGGCCCCCGATATTGTGGGGCAGGGTATCGCCGATCCCTGCAGCCTGATGGCGGCCTATAAAATGGCCCATCAGTTAAAAATGCCTGCAGTTCAACCCAGACAGTTGGCATTGCAATCCTGAAACAACCTTGCAGGATTCTGAGTGGCCCTGAAGGGCATGAAAGCCAGCGGCTTAGCCCTGCCCTAGACTTCCCCGCGTGAAATCTGGTTCAGCAACTGGGTAACCCGTGAGCCACGCTCCAGCGAATTGTCCAGATGGACTTCAATTTCGGGCGTGTAACGCAAACGAATGCGTTGGCCAATGGCCGAGCGAATCTTGGGCGTCTGCTCTTGCAGTACGGTCATCACCGCGTTTTGGGTTTCTTCATTGCCCATAACACTGACGAAAACACGGACGTGTCGTAAATCGCCGCTGACTTCCGCATCGGTCACGGAAATTAATTGATTAACCAAGGCGGGATCTTTCACTTCCGTGGTCAGAATGTCACTGAACTCCCGGATGATCGCTTTTCTTACCTTATCAGCCCGGCTGAAGTCACTTCGGTTGGCCATGGCTTAAGACCTCCAATGGTTAATCTTTGTCTATTGAAATAAAACGAAATGGCAAGCCCATTTGTTTTCAAGAATACCGGTTTGTTTCGGAATATACTTTACTGACCTGACATCAAGCCCTTACAGTGAGGTTCGCTCCAGCGCCTTGGTAGTGAAGACGTCAATGACATCGCCTTCTTGCAAGCCCTGGAACTTGTCGAACGAAATACCGCATTCGTAACCGGTGGCCACTTCTTTGACGTCATCCTTGAAGCGTTTCAGGTTATTCAAGGTGCCAGAGAAAATTTCTTTGCCGTTACGCAGAACCACGGCCTTGGCGTTGCGGATCAGCTTGCCGCTGGTGACCATGCAACCTGCAATGGTGCCGGTTTTGCCCACTTTGAAAATTTGACGCACTTCGGCGGAACCGGTGTGTACTTCCTCGGTTTCTGGTTCCAGTTGGCCCAGAACCCATTTTTCAATCTCTTCGGTGATGTGGTAAATCACATCGTAACGCTTGATGGTGACGCCTTCCTGATCGGCCAGACGCTGCGGTGTGGTGTCCACTTTGGCATTGAAGGCGATAATCAGGGCATTGGCCGTTGAAGCCAGCATGACATCCGCCTCGGAAATATCCCCGGTGGCGCTGTGGACAATGTTGATTTTCACTTCGTCGTTGGTCATGCGCTGCAGGACATCCACCACGGCTTCCAGTGAACCCTGAGTGTCTGCTTTCACCAGTAAATTGAACTGGTTTTCCTTGACCGCGTTGTCGCTTTCAATCTCGGAGCGGCCACTGAAGCCTGCTGCCACAGAGCGACTGACTCCGATGCGTTGATCCCGTTCCTTTTGCTTTCCGGCTGCCAACGATTGTTTGAATTCCTTGTCGTTGCGAACCACCCGGAAGGCATCGCCAGCGTTGGGAACGCCATCCAGACCTAAAATTTCAACCGGGGTGGACGGGCCTGCCTGCTGGATGCGAGAACCGTGATCGTCGATCAAGGCCCGTACGCGCCCGCCGACTGAACCGATCAGCACGTTGTCGCCGACCTTCAGGTTGCCATTTTGAACCAAAGCGGTGGCCACCGGGCCCATGCGCTTGTCCAGTTGGGCTTCAATGATGATGCCCTCACCGGGCACTGTGGCGTCCGCCTTGAGTTCCAGCAGTTCAGATACCAGCAAAATGGAATCCAGCAAATCATCCAGACCCAGTTTTTGCAGCGCGCTGACTTCAACGGTCAGGGTGTCCCCGCCCCATTTTTCAGCAGACAAACCATAATCGGCCAGTTGAACCAGCACCCGATCCGGGTCGGCGTCGGCCTTGTCAATTTTATTGACCGCCACAATGATGGGAATTTTGGCGGCCTTGGCGTGGTTAATGGCCTCAATGGTCTGGGGCATCACCCCGTCATCGGCAGCCACCACCAGAATGGCGATGTCGGTGGACTGGGCCCCACGCATACGCATGGAGGTAAAGGCTTCGTGACCCGGGGTGTCCAGAAACACCACACGCTGCTCGCCCTTTTCCACTGTGTAGGCGCCAATACTTTGGGTAATACCACCGGCCTCGCTGTCCACTACCTTGTGGCGACTTTCCCGAATGGAGTCTAGCAAGGTGGTTTTACCGTGATCCACGTGGCCCATAATAGAGACAACCGGAGCGCGACCCTGCAAGTTCTGAAACTTGGACTCATCCAACTTTTTGCTTTCCGCGCCCAGATGAGTATATTCGCCCTCGTGTTTGACCTTGGCGGTCTCTTCAACCTCGAAGCCAAACTCCTTGGCCACCCCTTTGGCAAAATCGACATCCAGTGTCTGGTTTACCGTGACCATCATGCCCTTCATAAACAAGTGCTTGATGATTTCAGTTTCTCTCAGGCGGAGCTTTTCGGCCAAATCACGAACCACGATGGGCTCATCAATGCGAGTGACCTTGGGCAAGGCGTCCAGTGCCGCTTGCTCCTCTTCGCGCTTTTGGCGAATGCTGAGGCGGTTTTCGTAAGGTGAAGGACGACGCGACGACTGTCCCTGGCGCTGCTGTGGCTGCTGGAAGCCTCCCGGACGCTGACCACCTTGGCCGGGGCGTTGTTGGCCGGGTCTGTTTGGGCTCTGAGCTGGCCGATAGCCTTGTGTGTTCTGGGGAGGG carries:
- a CDS encoding four-carbon acid sugar kinase family protein, whose amino-acid sequence is MQIPGLSVGIIADDLTGACDTALQFFSAQAQTHILLDFQKMAHQDLSQAVSDQDNQVWSMNTGSRHMQPLEAQSMVRQAVAFCRDRLGVENFYKKIDSTLRGHIAHECLGMLDELKAQCAVIVPAYPLEGRRTVGGYQLVRGVPVEKTVVARDPLFPVRQSHLPTLLEQATRPGLVGYIPLSMVLHGAGPVLVRLKELIEEGKKLVVIDATSHEDLEQIALAIEKAQKYARVIPCGSAGLAYALAALWTNRPELGSELPKEKRALQTHASPILIVNGSTTDITRTQTLRLMENYAYYGQGSSLELFELTPDQILGLSPLDGLLDNLLAALGERNTVVLSSALKEEACARTMNLAKEHNLSELEASERAQKVLSLLTESVYRHKPVKLVLVGGETTCQVCQDLRSTQLEILAEADDSIPLSTDSQGRWIITKSGGFGTPLALANVVKFIKQHESTSVHA
- a CDS encoding PdxA family dehydrogenase, encoding MPETLPKHATFCLTIGDYTGIGPEITARFLAHQAELPDDGVRLRIFGDIANLVHTADALGIELPEGHRFDYEDLQHSRFSAHQKPPGQVAYESIEAAVAEISAGHAQALVTGPISKENLHLAGIPFTGHTEMLQQLARKNYGQTFQSDMLFVYRQFRMLLLTRHVALRKVSESLSIREVSQSLSNLAEFFQASCQIQSPRLCILGVNPHAGEIDGEEEERILKPALKAVSQKYGFGIEPPVAADAAFRHFDIDRLRYDAYVAAYHDQGLIPFKMVAGLNAVNVTIGLPFLRTSVSHGTAPDIVGQGIADPCSLMAAYKMAHQLKMPAVQPRQLALQS
- the ssb gene encoding single-stranded DNA-binding protein, producing MANSVTIVGRLGQDPEIKYFESGSVKARFSVAVDRNYSKENRITDWFTIEVWGRKAEFVGEWIKKGALVSVTGQLEVNRYNDQAGNPKEWPYIKATDVSFVGSKRDNAAPMEVGASF
- the dusB gene encoding tRNA dihydrouridine synthase DusB; amino-acid sequence: MTTPATPHAIFSTPLQIGTVTVNSRVILAPMAGVTDVVFRGLVRRWAPDSLICTEMISSNGLVYSKRFDAPILDKTVVDQPIAYQLAAHREEVLLEAARTIIRDKQPDTLDINMGCPVKKITGNFEGCALMKEPDLAYKLISSLVKTLERDGTPTPVTVKFRLGWDSDSMNYLEFGKMCQDAGASMVTLHARTRAQGYKPGCKWEAFGELKEALSIPVIANGDIVSMEDALHVMTTYGVDGVMIGRGTQGQPWLIGAIDEALKTGKPVAPPNIKLRLESAYEHARLLADYRGEVTGVKEMRRHLTDYVKGFPGASAYRSRITSVSTLEEVHTILGEIAEYAATQELAVAV
- the infB gene encoding translation initiation factor IF-2, with product MTSPKVRVHEISKILGVSNAAVIDLLAKNHGVQVKSHSSTVDQAVADRLISQYKAQGQPAAASQQDKPATTENKAAAPEEGALKGKPAQTAPTTAAAPKKEAEASPASKAPAPQAKPPHTQPLPGSSKPSGGAVSAGGSIPASGPSTIQRPAHPAASAPQAGPQGPPQNTQGYRPAQSPNRPGQQRPGQGGQRPGGFQQPQQRQGQSSRRPSPYENRLSIRQKREEEQAALDALPKVTRIDEPIVVRDLAEKLRLRETEIIKHLFMKGMMVTVNQTLDVDFAKGVAKEFGFEVEETAKVKHEGEYTHLGAESKKLDESKFQNLQGRAPVVSIMGHVDHGKTTLLDSIRESRHKVVDSEAGGITQSIGAYTVEKGEQRVVFLDTPGHEAFTSMRMRGAQSTDIAILVVAADDGVMPQTIEAINHAKAAKIPIIVAVNKIDKADADPDRVLVQLADYGLSAEKWGGDTLTVEVSALQKLGLDDLLDSILLVSELLELKADATVPGEGIIIEAQLDKRMGPVATALVQNGNLKVGDNVLIGSVGGRVRALIDDHGSRIQQAGPSTPVEILGLDGVPNAGDAFRVVRNDKEFKQSLAAGKQKERDQRIGVSRSVAAGFSGRSEIESDNAVKENQFNLLVKADTQGSLEAVVDVLQRMTNDEVKINIVHSATGDISEADVMLASTANALIIAFNAKVDTTPQRLADQEGVTIKRYDVIYHITEEIEKWVLGQLEPETEEVHTGSAEVRQIFKVGKTGTIAGCMVTSGKLIRNAKAVVLRNGKEIFSGTLNNLKRFKDDVKEVATGYECGISFDKFQGLQEGDVIDVFTTKALERTSL
- the rbfA gene encoding 30S ribosome-binding factor RbfA, encoding MANRSDFSRADKVRKAIIREFSDILTTEVKDPALVNQLISVTDAEVSGDLRHVRVFVSVMGNEETQNAVMTVLQEQTPKIRSAIGQRIRLRYTPEIEVHLDNSLERGSRVTQLLNQISRGEV
- the rplT gene encoding 50S ribosomal protein L20, which produces MMRVKRGFVSRQRHKKILKLAKGFRGTRSKLFKVANQAVMKSLKYAYRDRRNKKRDLRRLWIARINAAARQHGMSYSKFINGVQKAGINLNRKLLADLAARDAQAFAQLAAQVKAAI
- a CDS encoding inositol monophosphatase family protein gives rise to the protein MNGATSKMTEAENALLLAPEKAERCLKVAIQAAQAAGKIQMASFGQAVQVEFKNTSIDLVTAVDKECDAVIVDILSKGCPEALLLTEETFQEGQTVDLSNTWVVDPLDGTTNYAHGFPHFAVSIAYFYAGQPQIGVIYDPFKKELFYALRGRGAFLNDQAIFVSKNRAHTLNHALLATGFPYDIATSTVNNLRHFERIAPHCQGVRRPGAAALDLAYVACSRLDGFWELKLSIWDVAAGILLVEEAGGKVTSLTGGPVPYAERRIHLVGTNGNDLHDELETLLAQDV